In the genome of Pseudomonas sp. LBUM920, one region contains:
- a CDS encoding MgtC/SapB family protein, translated as MQAINNINLNSLVDTVVSLSAAFILGGLIGFERQYRQRTAGLRTNVLVAVGAAIFVDMANRLGGAEGAVRVVAYVVSGIGFLGAGVIMREEGNVRGLNTAATLWASAAVGACAGADLILEALLGTLFVLAANTLLRPIVNNINRQPLDVVSAEVTNILYVIARRSQQQAVMVLLEAELARCNYPASDVDVRPFGSEEVEIEATLVATSVDGDELDALVARISTSTLVVQAFWSPSTTD; from the coding sequence ATGCAAGCAATCAACAACATCAACCTCAATTCCTTGGTCGATACGGTCGTCAGCCTCAGCGCGGCGTTTATCCTCGGTGGCTTGATCGGCTTCGAGCGTCAGTACCGCCAACGCACGGCGGGTTTGCGCACCAATGTGCTGGTGGCCGTGGGCGCGGCGATTTTTGTCGACATGGCCAACCGGCTGGGCGGCGCGGAAGGCGCGGTTCGGGTGGTCGCGTATGTGGTCTCGGGCATCGGCTTTCTGGGCGCTGGCGTGATCATGCGCGAAGAAGGCAACGTGCGCGGTCTCAACACTGCCGCCACTCTCTGGGCCTCGGCAGCCGTGGGTGCTTGTGCGGGCGCCGACCTGATCCTCGAAGCGTTGCTGGGCACGCTGTTTGTGCTGGCGGCCAACACGCTGCTGCGCCCGATCGTCAACAACATCAACCGTCAGCCTCTGGACGTGGTGTCGGCAGAGGTGACCAACATCCTCTATGTCATCGCGCGGCGCAGCCAGCAACAGGCGGTCATGGTGTTGCTCGAAGCCGAGCTGGCGCGCTGCAACTACCCGGCGAGCGACGTTGACGTTCGGCCATTTGGCAGTGAGGAAGTGGAGATCGAGGCCACCCTGGTCGCCACCTCGGTAGACGGCGACGAACTGGATGCGCTGGTAGCGCGTATTTCCACATCGACCCTGGTGGTGCAGGCCTTCTGGAGCCCGAGTACCACTGATTGA
- a CDS encoding response regulator transcription factor yields the protein MTKALIVDDHPFIRKTVRHLLTLEGFTEIDEAGNGADAVQKAREGRPALIILDLAIPKLGGLEVISRVKALGLPCKILVLTSYLPEFFSARCMRAGAMGFVAKTGELDELQKAIKAVMSNYSCFPSLPSSSVRRDDLQSTEQELVQALSDRELAVLQMLALGLGNNEIANQMLLSHKTISTYKTRLKEKLRMSSVVHMAKFAQRNHLI from the coding sequence ATGACTAAAGCGCTAATAGTTGATGATCATCCGTTTATCCGTAAAACCGTCCGGCACCTGCTGACACTGGAAGGGTTCACCGAAATCGATGAAGCGGGCAACGGTGCGGACGCTGTGCAGAAGGCCAGAGAGGGGCGTCCGGCGTTGATCATTCTTGATTTGGCCATCCCGAAGCTGGGGGGGCTTGAGGTGATCAGCCGGGTCAAGGCGTTGGGGCTGCCGTGCAAGATTCTGGTACTGACTTCGTACCTTCCGGAGTTTTTTTCGGCGCGTTGCATGCGTGCCGGGGCCATGGGGTTCGTGGCCAAGACCGGTGAGCTCGATGAGCTGCAAAAGGCTATCAAAGCGGTGATGTCCAACTACAGTTGCTTCCCCAGCTTGCCGAGCAGTTCGGTGCGCCGTGACGATCTGCAGTCCACGGAACAGGAACTGGTGCAAGCCCTGTCAGATCGCGAGTTGGCGGTGTTGCAGATGCTGGCCCTGGGCTTGGGCAATAACGAAATTGCCAATCAGATGTTACTCAGCCACAAGACCATCAGCACCTATAAAACGCGACTCAAGGAGAAGCTGCGCATGTCGTCTGTGGTCCACATGGCCAAGTTTGCACAGCGTAATCATCTGATCTGA